A portion of the Blautia hansenii DSM 20583 genome contains these proteins:
- a CDS encoding TrkH family potassium uptake protein codes for MKFKFKKKNFSSFQIISLGFLIVILTGGFLLMLPISTKGPGGAPFLDAMFTSTSAVCVTGLVLHDTATYWSYFGQFVIILLIQIGGMGVVTVAVSIAMFAGRKIGLMQRNTMREAIAAHHVGGMVRMTGFILKTTLCIELIGAALMAPVFCKDFGFFKGLWYAIFHSVSAFCNAGFDLLGVRGEFSSITTYASQPIINLTIMALIVIGGIGFLTWEDIKTNKFHVKKYRMQSKVILTVTSFLILLPAAYFFFVEFSQEQWSNLSLYEKILASFFQSVTPRTAGFNSVDLTLFTEAGIMIMIVLMLTGGSPGSTAGGMKTTTVAVLFASTSSVFRRRENAQVFHRRISESTVNDAATILLMYVVLFLSGGIIISCIEDIPILTCLFETASAIGTVGLTLGITTEVGTVSHLILMLLMFWGRVGGLTLVFAAVSGKHIEVGRFPEEKITVG; via the coding sequence ATGAAGTTCAAATTTAAGAAGAAAAATTTTTCTTCCTTTCAAATTATTAGTTTAGGTTTTTTAATTGTTATTTTAACAGGCGGTTTTCTTTTAATGCTGCCCATTTCCACCAAAGGACCGGGAGGTGCGCCTTTTCTGGACGCAATGTTTACCTCTACGTCAGCAGTCTGCGTAACAGGGCTGGTACTGCATGATACGGCTACCTACTGGTCCTATTTCGGACAATTTGTTATTATACTGCTCATACAGATTGGCGGTATGGGCGTAGTAACGGTGGCTGTTTCCATAGCCATGTTTGCCGGACGAAAAATCGGTCTGATGCAGAGAAATACCATGCGTGAGGCGATTGCAGCCCATCACGTAGGGGGAATGGTGCGAATGACAGGCTTTATTCTAAAGACAACTCTTTGTATAGAGCTTATAGGAGCAGCATTGATGGCGCCTGTTTTTTGTAAGGATTTTGGATTTTTTAAGGGATTATGGTATGCGATTTTCCATTCCGTATCTGCCTTTTGTAATGCCGGATTTGATTTGCTGGGAGTGCGGGGAGAGTTTTCTTCTATTACTACCTATGCTTCCCAGCCGATTATCAATCTCACCATTATGGCATTGATTGTTATCGGCGGTATTGGTTTTCTTACATGGGAGGATATTAAGACAAATAAATTTCATGTTAAGAAATACAGAATGCAAAGTAAAGTAATTCTTACGGTTACCAGCTTTTTGATTTTGCTTCCGGCAGCTTACTTTTTCTTTGTAGAATTTTCACAGGAGCAGTGGAGTAATTTAAGCTTATACGAAAAGATTTTGGCATCCTTTTTCCAATCGGTAACACCCAGAACAGCAGGCTTTAACTCTGTGGACCTGACCTTATTTACAGAGGCGGGAATTATGATTATGATTGTTCTGATGCTTACCGGAGGTTCTCCCGGTTCAACAGCCGGAGGTATGAAAACCACTACGGTTGCGGTACTTTTTGCTTCCACCTCTTCTGTATTTCGAAGAAGAGAAAATGCGCAGGTTTTTCATCGCCGCATTTCAGAAAGCACCGTAAATGATGCAGCAACCATTCTTCTTATGTATGTGGTGCTTTTCCTTTCAGGAGGAATTATCATAAGCTGCATCGAAGATATTCCTATTTTGACCTGCCTTTTTGAAACAGCTTCCGCAATCGGAACAGTAGGTCTGACATTGGGAATTACCACAGAGGTAGGAACTGTGTCCCATTTGATTTTAATGCTTTTGATGTTCTGGGGACGTGTAGGCGGTCTGACGCTGGTGTTTGCAGCAGTTTCAGGCAAGCACATAGAAGTAGGAAGATTTCCTGAGGAAAAAATTACGGTAGGATAG
- a CDS encoding DUF4118 domain-containing protein produces the protein MRKLKEKSKLQKSVKDILKTLGILSAATAIGVFFRWGGLNEANIITVYILGVLITAVSTSQRIFSLVSSFISVLLFNFWFTEPRFTFKAYEPSYLTTFPIMLAAAFITSSLAERIKKQAAQSAKTAYRTQILFDTNQQLSNEQDIEGIISVTCGQLKKLLKRDIIFYKATENKLDKPVFFPFQEGKAEAEYRTEEERSVAKWAFDNNKHAGAGTKTYPDAKCQYLSVRVGQSVFGVLGIVMGEWPLDSFEKSIVLSILGECALAMQNEKVTRERAAAALMAKNEQLRANLLRSISHDLRTPLTSISGNAGILISNADSMGKEKQQQLYEDIYEDSLWLINLVENLLSVTRIEDGTMKLQLNAELLEEIVQEAVHHVEKRCKKHKLRVQLSENLILVKADARLIVQVLVNLVDNAVKYTPKGSEILIETRQEGTNAVVSVSDNGSGISDEAKEYIFEMFYTGNSHAADSRRSLWLGLALCKSILHAHGGDIFVEDCQPHGARFTFTLPAKEVQLHE, from the coding sequence TTGAGAAAATTAAAAGAAAAGTCAAAGCTTCAAAAATCCGTCAAAGATATTTTAAAAACTCTTGGTATTTTATCAGCAGCCACAGCAATCGGTGTGTTTTTCCGATGGGGAGGGCTCAACGAGGCGAATATTATTACGGTTTATATTTTGGGAGTGTTGATTACGGCAGTATCCACCTCCCAGAGAATTTTCAGCCTTGTAAGCTCCTTCATCAGTGTGTTGTTATTTAATTTCTGGTTTACAGAGCCACGTTTTACCTTTAAGGCTTATGAACCGAGTTACTTAACTACATTTCCGATTATGTTGGCTGCTGCATTTATTACAAGTTCTTTGGCAGAACGGATTAAGAAGCAGGCGGCGCAGTCCGCTAAGACAGCGTATCGTACACAGATACTTTTTGATACAAATCAGCAGCTTTCCAATGAACAGGACATAGAAGGAATTATTTCCGTCACCTGCGGACAGTTGAAGAAATTATTAAAAAGAGATATCATCTTTTATAAAGCAACAGAAAATAAGCTGGACAAGCCGGTGTTTTTCCCTTTTCAGGAAGGAAAAGCAGAGGCAGAATATAGGACGGAGGAAGAAAGAAGCGTTGCCAAATGGGCGTTTGATAACAATAAACATGCGGGGGCAGGCACAAAGACATATCCGGATGCCAAATGTCAGTATTTATCTGTGCGTGTGGGACAAAGCGTGTTCGGCGTTTTGGGAATTGTTATGGGAGAATGGCCTTTAGACAGCTTTGAAAAGAGTATTGTGCTGTCGATTTTAGGCGAATGTGCCCTTGCCATGCAGAATGAAAAAGTGACAAGAGAAAGAGCTGCTGCCGCTTTAATGGCGAAAAACGAACAGCTAAGGGCAAATTTGCTTCGTTCGATTTCTCATGATTTGCGGACTCCCCTTACTTCCATTTCGGGAAACGCAGGAATTTTGATTTCCAACGCAGACAGTATGGGAAAAGAAAAACAGCAGCAGTTATATGAGGACATTTACGAGGACTCTTTATGGCTGATTAACTTAGTGGAAAATCTTCTGTCTGTTACAAGAATTGAAGACGGCACTATGAAGCTTCAGCTAAATGCAGAGCTTTTGGAGGAAATTGTGCAGGAAGCCGTTCACCATGTGGAAAAGCGATGCAAAAAACATAAGCTTCGTGTACAACTCTCTGAAAATTTGATTTTAGTAAAGGCAGATGCACGATTGATTGTTCAGGTACTTGTTAATTTGGTGGATAATGCGGTAAAATATACACCAAAGGGATCTGAAATTCTCATTGAGACAAGGCAGGAGGGAACAAACGCCGTAGTCAGTGTATCGGATAACGGAAGTGGAATTTCAGACGAGGCAAAAGAGTATATTTTCGAGATGTTTTATACGGGCAACAGTCATGCGGCAGACAGCCGAAGAAGTTTGTGGCTTGGCTTGGCGTTATGTAAATCCATTTTACATGCTCACGGCGGTGACATCTTTGTGGAGGACTGCCAGCCTCATGGCGCCCGTTTTACATTCACATTGCCTGCAAAGGAGGTTCAATTACATGAATAA
- a CDS encoding ABC transporter ATP-binding protein, with amino-acid sequence MKKDGKKKGDLGKLLKRVFQYVGKNYKYHLIFVLIGIFVSVLANVQGTMFMKTMIDDYIIPLTQAKVPDFAPFAWAIARVAGFYLIGVLCAYMYNKIMIYVTQGTLKNLRNDMFAKMESLPVKYFDTHPHGDIMSVYTNDIDTLRQMISQSIPQMISSFLTIVSVFISMLILNIPLTVVTVVMLGLMMLVTKKIAGLSGKHFMAQQVNIGKVNGYIEEMMEGQKVVKVFCHEEEAIEAFDKINNQLFESADNANKFANYLGPVNAQLGNINYVVCAVVGGVLAINGIGGFTLGGLASFLTFNKSIAGPVNQISQQLNSIVMALAGAKRIFELMDEKPEEDNGYVELVYAKKENGEIKESKERTGHWAWKHYHQADNTTTYVEQQGDVVLDGVDFGYTDEKIVLHDIKLYAKPGEKIAFVGSTGAGKTTITNLLNRFYDIQDGKIRYDGININKIKKGDLRRSLGIVLQDTNLFTATVMDNIRYGKLDATEEEIIQAAKLANADGFIRRLPDGYQTMLTGNGANLSQGQRQLLAIARAAVADPPVLILDEATSSIDTRTEKLVQEGMDRLMEGRTTFVIAHRLSTVKNSDCIMVLEKGRIIERGSHDELMEQRGKYYQLYTGNGV; translated from the coding sequence GTGAAAAAGGACGGAAAAAAGAAAGGCGACTTAGGAAAGCTGTTAAAACGAGTTTTTCAGTATGTGGGAAAGAATTATAAATACCATTTGATTTTTGTTCTTATTGGGATTTTTGTCAGTGTTCTTGCCAATGTACAGGGAACGATGTTCATGAAGACCATGATTGATGATTATATTATTCCTCTGACACAGGCAAAAGTGCCCGACTTCGCTCCTTTTGCATGGGCGATTGCCAGAGTGGCAGGCTTTTATCTCATTGGTGTTTTATGTGCTTATATGTACAATAAAATCATGATTTATGTAACGCAGGGAACATTGAAAAATCTGCGAAACGATATGTTTGCCAAAATGGAAAGTCTTCCTGTAAAATATTTTGATACCCATCCCCACGGGGACATCATGTCTGTATATACCAATGATATTGATACGTTAAGACAGATGATAAGCCAGAGTATTCCACAGATGATTTCCAGTTTCCTTACGATTGTCAGCGTGTTCATCAGTATGTTGATTTTAAATATTCCCCTTACGGTGGTAACGGTGGTTATGCTGGGACTGATGATGCTGGTGACAAAGAAGATTGCGGGACTTTCCGGAAAACACTTTATGGCGCAGCAGGTGAATATCGGTAAGGTAAACGGTTATATTGAAGAAATGATGGAAGGTCAGAAGGTCGTAAAGGTCTTCTGTCATGAAGAAGAAGCCATAGAAGCCTTTGATAAAATCAATAACCAGCTTTTTGAAAGTGCAGATAATGCCAATAAATTTGCCAATTACTTAGGACCGGTAAATGCACAGCTTGGAAATATCAATTATGTAGTCTGTGCGGTGGTAGGCGGTGTTTTGGCGATTAACGGCATCGGAGGCTTTACTCTTGGAGGGCTTGCCAGCTTTCTGACCTTTAATAAAAGCATTGCAGGACCGGTAAACCAGATTAGCCAGCAGTTAAACAGTATTGTTATGGCTTTGGCAGGAGCAAAGAGAATTTTCGAGCTCATGGATGAAAAGCCGGAAGAAGACAACGGTTACGTGGAACTGGTTTATGCCAAGAAGGAAAACGGTGAGATTAAAGAAAGCAAGGAACGTACCGGACACTGGGCCTGGAAGCATTATCATCAGGCAGACAATACAACCACTTATGTAGAGCAGCAGGGAGATGTGGTGCTAGATGGTGTAGACTTTGGCTATACAGATGAGAAAATTGTGCTTCATGACATTAAGCTGTACGCAAAGCCGGGAGAAAAAATCGCATTTGTAGGTTCTACCGGTGCAGGAAAAACGACCATTACCAATCTTTTAAACCGCTTTTACGATATTCAGGACGGTAAAATCCGTTATGACGGAATTAATATCAACAAGATTAAGAAAGGAGATTTAAGACGTTCTCTGGGAATTGTATTGCAGGATACCAATCTTTTTACCGCTACGGTTATGGATAATATCCGCTACGGAAAGCTGGATGCCACAGAGGAAGAAATTATTCAGGCAGCCAAGCTGGCAAATGCAGACGGATTTATCCGCAGGCTGCCGGATGGATATCAGACTATGCTTACCGGAAACGGAGCAAATTTAAGTCAGGGGCAAAGACAGCTTCTTGCCATTGCAAGAGCGGCAGTTGCAGATCCTCCGGTACTTATCTTGGATGAGGCTACAAGTTCTATTGATACCAGAACAGAGAAGCTGGTTCAGGAAGGTATGGACAGGCTGATGGAAGGAAGAACCACTTTTGTCATTGCACACCGACTTTCTACGGTAAAGAACAGCGATTGTATTATGGTACTGGAAAAGGGAAGAATTATAGAACGAGGTTCTCATGACGAACTCATGGAGCAAAGAGGAAAGTATTATCAGCTTTATACCGGAAACGGAGTATAA
- a CDS encoding M15 family metallopeptidase, with the protein MRRRRYKGDIRRIRQRNARIFLVVCLVVFGAATVWISIDEKKAEKKAEQAYKEQIEQEEQAKKEENTKPQVNIEPTGPVLADETEKQQWYLRLVNSDYPMTEADVPEVATETVDTNGYQVDARIMEDLEAMFEDARVAGRTPMICSAFRAWDLQVSLYENKIERVMQEEGLSYEDAAVKAATVVAKPGTSEHQVGLALDIVSSEYQELDEAQMETEDQKWLMENSWKYGFILRYPMDKSEITGVIFEPWHYRYVGKKAAKEITEQNITLEEYVGAGAVETPVF; encoded by the coding sequence ATGAGAAGAAGACGGTATAAAGGAGATATACGCAGAATACGGCAGAGGAACGCCAGAATTTTCTTAGTGGTCTGTCTTGTTGTTTTTGGCGCAGCCACAGTTTGGATTTCCATAGATGAGAAAAAAGCAGAGAAAAAGGCAGAGCAGGCATATAAAGAGCAGATAGAGCAGGAAGAACAGGCGAAAAAGGAAGAAAATACAAAGCCGCAGGTAAATATTGAACCCACAGGTCCTGTTCTGGCAGATGAAACAGAAAAGCAGCAGTGGTATTTGAGACTGGTAAACAGTGATTATCCCATGACAGAGGCAGATGTGCCGGAGGTTGCCACAGAGACCGTAGATACCAACGGCTATCAGGTAGATGCCAGAATTATGGAAGATTTAGAGGCAATGTTTGAAGATGCCAGAGTAGCGGGGAGAACTCCTATGATTTGTTCTGCTTTTCGGGCGTGGGATTTACAGGTGTCACTTTATGAGAACAAAATTGAAAGAGTAATGCAGGAGGAAGGTCTAAGCTACGAGGATGCGGCAGTAAAGGCGGCAACCGTAGTGGCAAAGCCGGGAACCAGCGAGCATCAGGTGGGACTTGCCCTTGACATTGTATCCTCCGAGTATCAGGAGCTGGACGAAGCGCAGATGGAAACCGAAGACCAGAAATGGCTGATGGAAAATTCTTGGAAATACGGTTTTATTTTACGTTATCCTATGGATAAAAGTGAGATTACCGGTGTTATTTTCGAGCCGTGGCATTACCGCTATGTAGGGAAAAAGGCTGCAAAGGAGATTACAGAGCAAAATATCACATTAGAGGAATACGTTGGTGCAGGAGCAGTGGAAACACCGGTATTTTAA
- a CDS encoding response regulator transcription factor translates to MYQVLLVDDEPLILTGIQSMINWEDYDCVITDKASNGKQALEKMEKSMPDIVITDIKMPVMTGIEFMQECRDRGYDTVFILLTNLEEFSLAKSALALGAADYLVKMEMTQEMMGNSLKRATEMCNQKRILTDKIPHREFHPKDVKQTATGFFRDILEKAGNLSDEFRKKWQEPVEKMELEQLYENGVLMWIRPYKDRDLFENVSEDDRKEMLDYAQSLMEQFMNRIHSGCCTLVWKRMGILAILPGQNRTEKYYRDTGKKICNILEDYFGCQTLVAISAPMEDIWGGSKRALSQIKKIQEFYYYHSNEPVVLVSDVEAHFWEERHARHDTFDISFLKKDLRQALVQQDKEKVNSVFEELSALFTEFHPAREQVVNACANLYYFFLSYVEEDALIKEEMPYPSVVMEILLECFTLKAHTRWLLKFGSWVGNTMENFHRGSKTDKIVEAAKEYVRENYGEKLTLAAIASKIGISQGYLSSVFKKQTGGNLNDYINQMKIEKAKELLEKHEYMMYEISDMLGFENPYYFSKVFKKLTGITPSEYEMHRAAQN, encoded by the coding sequence AGATAAGGCAAGCAACGGAAAACAGGCATTGGAAAAAATGGAGAAAAGCATGCCCGACATTGTCATTACAGATATTAAAATGCCGGTGATGACAGGAATTGAGTTTATGCAGGAATGTCGTGACAGAGGATATGATACAGTTTTCATACTTTTGACCAATTTAGAGGAGTTTTCTCTGGCAAAAAGCGCTCTTGCTCTTGGTGCAGCAGATTATCTGGTAAAAATGGAAATGACACAGGAGATGATGGGAAACAGCTTAAAGCGAGCAACAGAGATGTGTAATCAAAAACGCATTTTAACAGATAAAATTCCCCACAGAGAGTTTCATCCAAAGGATGTAAAACAGACTGCCACAGGATTTTTCAGAGACATCTTGGAAAAAGCAGGAAATCTTTCCGATGAATTTCGAAAAAAGTGGCAGGAGCCGGTGGAGAAAATGGAGCTGGAGCAGCTTTATGAAAACGGCGTGCTGATGTGGATACGTCCCTATAAGGACAGGGATTTGTTTGAGAATGTTTCCGAAGACGACAGAAAAGAAATGCTGGATTATGCGCAGAGTCTCATGGAGCAGTTTATGAACCGTATTCATTCCGGGTGCTGTACGCTGGTGTGGAAACGAATGGGGATTTTAGCCATTCTTCCGGGACAGAACAGGACGGAAAAGTATTATCGTGATACAGGAAAGAAAATCTGCAATATTTTAGAGGATTATTTTGGCTGCCAGACATTAGTGGCAATTAGTGCGCCTATGGAGGACATTTGGGGGGGAAGTAAAAGGGCTCTTTCCCAGATTAAGAAAATACAGGAATTTTATTATTATCACAGCAATGAGCCTGTGGTTTTGGTCAGCGATGTGGAGGCGCATTTCTGGGAAGAACGTCATGCCCGCCACGATACCTTTGATATCAGCTTTTTGAAAAAGGATTTGCGTCAGGCGCTGGTGCAGCAGGACAAAGAAAAGGTAAACAGCGTTTTTGAAGAATTGTCTGCGCTCTTTACCGAGTTTCATCCTGCAAGAGAACAGGTGGTAAATGCCTGTGCAAATCTGTATTACTTTTTTCTCTCTTATGTGGAAGAGGATGCTCTTATAAAGGAAGAAATGCCTTATCCTTCTGTGGTGATGGAAATCTTACTGGAATGTTTTACTTTAAAAGCCCATACCCGCTGGCTTTTAAAATTCGGCAGTTGGGTAGGCAATACCATGGAAAATTTCCACAGAGGCAGCAAAACCGATAAAATTGTAGAGGCGGCAAAGGAATACGTAAGAGAAAACTACGGAGAAAAGCTGACGCTGGCTGCCATTGCATCAAAAATCGGAATTAGTCAGGGGTATTTATCCAGTGTGTTTAAAAAACAGACAGGCGGAAATTTGAACGATTATATCAATCAAATGAAAATAGAAAAGGCAAAAGAGCTTTTGGAAAAGCATGAGTATATGATGTACGAGATTTCCGATATGCTGGGATTTGAAAACCCTTATTATTTCAGTAAGGTATTTAAAAAACTTACGGGAATTACCCCAAGCGAATATGAAATGCACAGGGCAGCGCAAAATTAA
- a CDS encoding ATP-binding protein — MLVSESQNVEWKESWRDEYLKWICGFANAQGGKIYIGTNDDGTVIGVQDSKKLMEDIPNKVRDVLGIIVDVNLLSKDGKDYIEICVNSNSYPVNYKGEYHYRSGSTKQQLKGQALNQFLLQKTGITWDSVPIQGVTIQDLRNDSFDIFREQAVCSKRMDKKDIDATNEQLLDSLNLLENNHLKRAAILLFHHNPEKWIPGAYIKIGYFESDSELRYQDEIHGSLISQADKVVDLIFTKYLKADISYQGVTRVETYPFPKEAIREAVFNAIAHKFYGALIPIQISVYADRIYIANDCIFPEDWTINDLMGKHRSRPYNPLIANTFFRAGFIEAWGRGIEKIKDSCKEAGNPMPEYTIKREDIMVMFKSLVSSTDQATDRATNQANDNSVVTRILKVIQEEPSLSQKKIAAVIGEKYSTVKYYMESMKKTGIIKREGSSQKGKWIIL; from the coding sequence ATGTTGGTGTCGGAGAGCCAAAATGTTGAATGGAAAGAATCTTGGCGGGACGAATATCTTAAATGGATTTGCGGCTTTGCAAACGCACAGGGTGGAAAAATTTACATTGGCACAAATGATGATGGTACAGTAATTGGCGTGCAAGATAGCAAAAAGTTGATGGAGGATATACCAAATAAAGTCAGGGATGTTCTTGGTATTATTGTAGACGTTAATTTGTTGAGTAAAGATGGAAAAGACTACATTGAAATTTGCGTGAATTCGAATAGTTACCCCGTCAACTACAAGGGCGAATATCATTACCGGAGCGGCAGCACTAAACAGCAGTTAAAGGGGCAGGCGTTAAATCAGTTTCTATTGCAGAAAACGGGAATTACATGGGACAGTGTGCCGATTCAGGGAGTAACTATACAAGATTTAAGAAATGACAGTTTCGATATTTTCCGAGAGCAAGCAGTATGCAGCAAACGAATGGACAAGAAAGATATTGATGCCACGAATGAACAGCTACTGGATAGTTTGAATTTGCTTGAAAATAATCATTTGAAAAGAGCGGCTATTTTGCTATTTCATCATAATCCGGAAAAGTGGATACCGGGAGCATACATCAAGATTGGTTATTTTGAATCGGATTCTGAACTGCGTTATCAGGATGAAATTCACGGTTCATTAATTTCGCAGGCAGATAAAGTGGTTGATCTCATTTTTACGAAATATTTAAAGGCAGATATTTCGTATCAAGGCGTAACAAGAGTAGAAACCTACCCTTTTCCGAAAGAAGCAATTAGGGAAGCTGTTTTTAATGCTATCGCACACAAATTTTATGGCGCATTAATTCCAATTCAAATCAGTGTGTATGCAGATCGGATTTATATTGCGAATGATTGCATTTTCCCAGAAGATTGGACAATCAATGATTTAATGGGAAAACATCGTTCAAGACCTTATAATCCTTTGATTGCCAATACATTTTTTAGAGCTGGTTTTATCGAAGCATGGGGACGTGGAATCGAAAAAATCAAAGATAGCTGCAAAGAAGCCGGAAATCCTATGCCAGAATATACGATTAAGCGTGAGGACATTATGGTTATGTTCAAGAGCTTGGTTAGTAGCACTGACCAAGCTACTGACCGAGCTACTAACCAAGCTAACGATAATTCTGTAGTTACACGCATCTTGAAAGTAATTCAAGAGGAACCGTCGTTATCTCAGAAAAAAATTGCAGCCGTCATTGGAGAAAAGTATAGTACAGTTAAGTATTATATGGAATCCATGAAAAAAACTGGAATTATAAAAAGAGAAGGTTCAAGCCAAAAAGGAAAATGGATTATTCTATAA
- a CDS encoding ABC transporter ATP-binding protein: MIKTLAAQIKEFKKDSVLTPIFMILEVLFETMIPFLMASIIDKGVETGDIGHICKVGAAMAVLALCGLWAGMMGAKYASRASAGFARNLRKAMYDNIQTFSFSNIDKFSTAGLITRLTTDVTNLQMAYQMLLRMFTRAPASLICAMVMAFTINAELASIYLVAVIGLGICLVLIMSRATKYFQQVFKKYDELNASVQENISGIRVVKAYVREDYENNKFFKAAENVYKMFIKAENIIVANMPLMMFAVYACILGLSWLGANMIVVGDLTTGELMSLLTYCMNIMMSLMMLSMIFVMVTMSFASAERITEVLNEKADICNPEKPVKEVKDGSIVFKDVSFSYKKDSQESVLSDINLEIASGETIGIIGGTGSAKSSLVNLISRLYDVTKGEVLVGGVDVRAYDLEELRNQVAVVLQKNVLFSGTILENLRWGNKNATEEECKRVCELACADEFIENMPEKYHTYIEQGGSNVSGGQKQRLCIARALLKKPKILILDDSTSAVDTATDAKIRKAFAQEIPDTTKLIIAQRISSIKNADRIIVMEEGKINGMGTHEELMETNAIYRDVYQSQNQGGGDFDENVKQGGEKE, encoded by the coding sequence ATGATTAAAACCTTGGCAGCACAAATAAAAGAGTTTAAAAAGGACTCTGTGTTGACACCAATCTTTATGATTTTAGAGGTTTTATTTGAAACCATGATACCGTTTTTAATGGCATCCATTATTGACAAGGGTGTGGAAACGGGAGACATCGGGCATATCTGCAAGGTGGGAGCTGCAATGGCAGTGCTGGCGCTTTGCGGACTTTGGGCAGGTATGATGGGAGCAAAGTATGCTTCAAGAGCGTCTGCTGGTTTTGCCAGAAATTTAAGAAAGGCGATGTATGACAACATTCAGACCTTTTCATTTTCCAACATTGACAAATTCAGTACCGCAGGTCTGATTACACGTCTGACAACAGATGTTACCAACCTGCAAATGGCATACCAGATGCTTCTTCGTATGTTTACAAGAGCTCCGGCAAGCTTAATCTGTGCTATGGTGATGGCGTTTACCATCAACGCAGAGCTGGCAAGCATTTATCTTGTGGCGGTTATCGGACTGGGTATTTGTCTTGTGCTGATTATGAGCCGTGCAACAAAGTATTTCCAGCAGGTTTTCAAGAAATATGATGAATTAAATGCCAGTGTACAGGAAAATATTTCTGGTATTCGTGTTGTGAAGGCTTATGTCCGTGAAGATTATGAGAACAACAAGTTCTTTAAAGCAGCAGAAAACGTATATAAGATGTTTATCAAGGCAGAAAATATCATTGTTGCCAATATGCCTCTTATGATGTTTGCCGTTTATGCTTGTATCTTAGGACTGAGCTGGCTGGGAGCGAATATGATTGTAGTGGGTGACCTTACCACAGGAGAGCTGATGAGTCTTTTGACTTATTGTATGAATATTATGATGAGTCTGATGATGCTTTCCATGATTTTTGTTATGGTTACCATGAGTTTTGCTTCTGCAGAGCGTATTACAGAGGTTTTAAATGAGAAAGCCGATATCTGTAATCCTGAAAAACCTGTAAAAGAAGTGAAAGATGGAAGTATTGTATTTAAAGACGTAAGCTTTTCTTATAAAAAGGACAGTCAGGAGTCTGTGCTCTCTGATATCAATTTGGAGATTGCTTCCGGTGAAACTATTGGAATTATCGGAGGAACAGGAAGCGCCAAGTCCAGCTTGGTAAACTTAATCAGCCGTCTTTATGATGTGACAAAGGGTGAAGTCTTAGTCGGCGGTGTGGATGTAAGAGCGTATGATTTGGAAGAGCTGCGAAATCAGGTGGCAGTGGTTCTGCAAAAGAACGTGCTGTTCAGCGGAACAATTCTGGAAAACCTCAGATGGGGAAATAAAAATGCCACAGAGGAAGAATGTAAAAGAGTTTGCGAGCTGGCATGTGCAGATGAATTTATTGAGAATATGCCTGAAAAATATCACACTTACATAGAACAGGGCGGAAGCAATGTTTCCGGCGGTCAGAAGCAGAGACTTTGCATTGCAAGGGCATTGCTGAAAAAGCCGAAGATTTTGATTTTAGATGACTCCACCAGCGCGGTAGACACTGCAACGGATGCAAAAATCAGAAAGGCTTTTGCACAGGAAATTCCAGATACTACAAAACTGATTATTGCACAGAGGATTTCCAGCATTAAAAATGCAGACCGGATTATTGTCATGGAAGAAGGCAAAATCAACGGTATGGGAACTCATGAAGAACTGATGGAAACCAATGCCATTTACCGTGACGTTTACCAGTCACAAAATCAGGGCGGCGGTGACTTTGATGAAAATGTAAAACAGGGAGGTGAAAAGGAGTGA